From Clarias gariepinus isolate MV-2021 ecotype Netherlands chromosome 2, CGAR_prim_01v2, whole genome shotgun sequence, one genomic window encodes:
- the LOC128541541 gene encoding trace amine-associated receptor 13c-like, translating to MNLTEFNQSDRCEHFSCPERSVSPAVYILLYVCSAAVVLLTVCGNLLVIISVFHFKQLHTPTNMLVLSLAVSDFLGGAFVMPPMLSWLIESCWILGEDFCIVFFLISRFLGIFSVYNIALVAVDRFLALSNPFLYMNAMSVRNMCIVVYSNWCMCMVYMVAFYYFNEIFRFSGMCPGECFLLSNEFWAVVDLVIAFIFPLSVIIILYTRVFIIAKKHATAIRKLKNHTRPKTQKITSDSMESERKAAKVLGILVSVFLVCLLPYFIYSLLGDLIEIQATTLHELIFFTFLNTTINPVIYALFYPWFRRCIKVIITLQIFQTDSALINVFL from the coding sequence ATGAACCTGACAGAGTTTAACCAGTCTGATCGCTGTGAGCATTTCTCCTGTCCAGAGAGATCTGTATCTCCTGCAGTttatatcttactgtatgtgtgttcagctgctgtGGTTCTGCTAACAGTGTGTGGTAATCTGCTCGtcatcatctctgtttttcatttcaagcagcttcacacaccgACTAACATGCTTGTGCTCTCTCTGGCTGTGTCAGATTTCCTGGGTGGTGCTTTTGTAATGCCACCAATGTTAAGCTGGTTGATTGAGTCATGCTGGATTTTGGGAGAAGatttctgcattgttttttttttaattagccgGTTCCTTGGAATCTTCTCTGTTTACAACATTGCCCTGGTAGCCGTGGATCGCTTTTTGGCTCTCTCAAACCCTTTCCTCTACATGAATGCAATGTCTGTAAGAAACATGTGCATTGTGGTTTATTCTAACTGGTGTATGTGTATGGTGTATATGGtagccttttattattttaatgaaatatttagattttctgGAATGTGTCCTGGAGAGTGTTTTCTCCTTTCAAATGAGTTTTGGGCTGTAGTTGATCTTGTAATAgcatttatatttccactttctgTCATAATCATATTGTATACACGAGTTTTCATTATTGCTAAAAAACATGCCACTGCGATCAGAAAGCTTAAAAATCATACAAGACCcaaaacacagaaaatcaccTCAGACTCAATGGaatctgagagaaaagcagctaaagtgCTTGGtattttagtgtctgtgtttttggtatgtttacttccatattttatttatagtttattagGTGATCTAATTGAAATACAAGCAACAACTCTTCATGAGctcatattttttacattccttaATACCACCATTAATCCCGTTATTTATGCTCTGTTTTACCCATGGTTTAGAAGGTGCATTAAAGTAATTATAACTTTGCAAATATTCCAAACAGACTCtgcattaataaatgtatttttatga
- the LOC128541550 gene encoding trace amine-associated receptor 13c-like: MNEFNQSDHCVHFSCPKRSASNAVYILLYVCSATVVLLTVWGNLLIIISVFHFKQLHTPTNMLVLSLAVSDFLVGALVMPPMLIWTIESCWIFGNVLCISFLVIAGFCMTISIYNVTLIAVDRYLALSNPFLYTNKISTRTTCIVVHFIWCILALYVTAFYYFTGTISSSVMCPGECFYLLTEVWSEIDLIISFIFPLSIIIILYTLVFLIAKKHATAIRELNNYTRPKTQKITSHSMKSERKAAKVLGILVFVFLACLLPYFSYSLLGTAIEPQTETLLNFLAVVHLNSCINPYIYALFYPWFRRCIKLVITLQIFQRDSAFMNILL; encoded by the coding sequence ATGAACGAGTTTAATCAATCTGATCACTGTGTGCATTTCTCCTGTCCAAAAAGATCTGCATCTAATGCAGTttatatcttactgtatgtgtgttcagctACTGTGGTTCTCCTAACAGTGTGGGGTAATCTGCTCATCATTATCTCTGTTTTTCACTTCAAACAGCTTCACACACCGACTAACATGCTCGTGCTTTCCCTTGCGGTGTCGGATTTCCTTGTGGGTGCTTTAGTGATGCCACCTATGTTAATCTGGACAATTGAGTCATGCTGGATATTTGGAAATGTTTTGTGCATCAGTTTCTTGGTAATTGCTGGTTTCTGCATGACCATATCAATCTATAATGTTACTCTGATAGCTGTGGATCGGTATTTGGCTCTTTCAAACCCATTTCTGTACACAAACAAGATCTCGACAAGAACTACATGCATTGtagttcattttatttggtgTATATTGGCATTGTATGTcactgcattttattattttactggaACTATTTCAAGTTCTGTAATGTGTCCTGGAGAGTGTTTTTATTTGCTGACTGAGGTTTGGTCTGAAATTGATCTAATAAtttcctttatatttccactttctaTCATAATCATCTTGTATACTTTGGTTTTTCTGATTGCCaagaaacatgccactgctatTAGAGAGCTTAATAATTACACACGgcctaaaacacagaaaatcacctcacactcaatgaaatctgagagaaaagcagcaAAGGTCCTTGGCATTttggtgtttgtgtttcttGCATGTTTACTTCCATATTTTAGTTACAGTTTATTAGGGACTGCTATTGAACCTCAGACAGAAACATTATTGAACTTTTTGGCTGTGGTTCATCTTAATTCCTGCATTAACCCTTATATTTATGCTTTATTTTACCCATGGTTTAGGAGGTGCATTAAATTAGTtataacactgcaaatatttcaAAGAGACTCTGCATTTATGAATATTCTTTTATGA